A stretch of the Panicum virgatum strain AP13 chromosome 9N, P.virgatum_v5, whole genome shotgun sequence genome encodes the following:
- the LOC120687475 gene encoding serine/threonine protein phosphatase 2A 57 kDa regulatory subunit B' theta isoform-like, with protein sequence MIKQFLGRLPKKPSKSGDKDPSGRSPSVSHPPLGPRAGDRASNLSSQPPVISSSGLSYGSGMHVGNANSRVNMNGDSVTSAFVSLPSFKDVPNTEKQSLFIKKLNLCCTQFDFTDPTKHIKEKEIKRQNLVELVDYIGSASGKFSEASMQEIAKMVSANLFRTLSTPPRENKVNGFDVDEEEPVMDPAWSHLQIVYELFLRFIQSPETDAKLAKRYIDHSFVLRLLDLFDSEDPREREYLKMILHRVYGKFMVHRPYIRKAINNIFYQFIYETEKHNGIAELLEILGSIINGFALPLKEEHKLFLVRALIPLHKPKCIAMYHQQLSYCITQFVEKDCKLADTVIRGLLKYWPITNSSKEVMFLGELEEILEATQPAEFQKCMVPLFRQIARCLNSSHFQVAERALFLWNNDHIESLIKQNSRVILPIIFPALERNTNGHWNQAVQSLTLNVRKLFSDHDAGLFAECLRKYEEEKAKEKDFKLKQEATWKRLEEIASAKATSGAAVLVSRPLPRQSSAV encoded by the exons ATGATAAAGCAATTCCTTGGACGGCTCCCTAAGAAGCCGTCCAAATCTGGAGATAAGGATCCTAGTGGCAGGTCCCCCTCAGTGTCACACCCGCCATTGGGTCCAAGAGCTGGAGACAGGGCGTCCAATTTGAGTAGCCAGCCACCTGTTATCTCCAGCTCTGGGCTCAGTTATGGGAGTGGCATGCATGTCGGCAATGCAAACTCGAGGGTGAACATGAATGGCGATTCAGTCACATCAGCCTTTGTGTCCTTGCCAAGTTTTAAGGATGTGCCCAACACAGAGAAACAGAGCTTGTTCATCAAGAAGTTGAACTTGTGCTGCACCCAATTCGACTTCACCGATCCAACAAAACATATAAAGGAGAAGGAAATAAAGAGGCAGAATTTGGTAGAGCTCGTTGACTATATTGGCTCGGCCAGTGGCAAATTTTCTGAGGCAAGCATGCAGGAGATCGCAAAAATGGTTTCTGCGAACCTGTTCAGGACACTGAGTACCCCTCCCAGAGAGAACAAAGTCAATGGCTTTGATGTGGATGAGGAGGAACCTGTCATGGACCCTGCATGGTCGCATTTGCAGATTGTTTATGAGTTGTTCCTGAGGTTCATTCAGTCTCCAGAGACTGACGCCAAGTTGGCtaaaagatacattgatcatTCTTTTGTTCTGAGGCTACTTGACCTCTTTGATTCTGAAGACCCTAGGGAAAGAGAGTACCTAAAGATGATCCTTCACCGTGTCTATGGAAAGTTCATGGTTCATCGGCCATATATTAGGAAAGCCATCAACAACATCTTCTATCAGTTTATCTATGAAACTGAAAAGCACAATGGAATTGCAGAGCTATTGGAGATTTTGGGAAGTATCATAAATGGATTCGCGTTGCCTCTTAAGGAAGAACATAAATTGTTCCTTGTTCGAGCTTTAATTCCACTTCACAAGCCAAAGTGCATTGCGATGTATCATCAGCAGTTGTCTTACTGCATCACCCAGTTTGTTGAAAAGGATTGCAAACTTGCAGACACAGTTATCAGAGGCCTATTGAAATATTGGCCCATCACAAACAGCTCCAAGGAGGTGATGTTTTTGGGAGAGTTGGAAGAGATATTGGAAGCTACGCAACCTGCAGAGTTTCAGAAATGCATGGTCCCTCTTTTCCGGCAGATTGCACGGTGCCTGAATAGCTCACACTTTCAG GTTGCTGAGCGAGCATTATTTTTGTGGAACAACGACCATATTGAGAGTTTGATCAAACAAAATAGTAGGGTTATATTGCCTATCATATTTCCTGCACTGGAGAGAAATACCAACGGGCACTGGAACCAAGCTGTTCAAAGCCTCACTCTAAATGTTCGCAAACTTTTCTCCGACCATGATGCTGGTCTATTCGCGGAGTGTCTGCGGAAATATGAGGAAGAGAAAGCCAAAGAGAAGGATTTTAAGTTGAAGCAAGAAGCCACATGGAAAAGACTTGAAGAGATTGCATCAGCGAAAGCAACAAGTGGAGCGGCAGTGCTTGTATCTCGACCCTTGCCCCGTCAATCTTCAGCTGTGTAA